In Candidatus Binataceae bacterium, the sequence GGTCGCGCGCAAGCGTTCGCTTCATCGCTTCAAAGAAGTCGTCTAGCTCCCAGGGCACTTTGTTATAAAGGGTTTTCTCCGGGCTCATGTGCTTGTAGCGCGTCACGCTGTAGCCGGCCGAGCCGAACACCTGACCGGTGATCTCAGCCGCTTCGTCGCTGGCCAGAAAAATCACGATCGGCGCGACATTGACCGGATCGAACGGTGTTCCTTGCGCCTCAGCACTGGGCGTAATCCGCGACTCTGCCTGATGGATCGTATCGGTCATCCGCGTTGCAGCGACAGGAAAGATCGCATTACAGGTGATTCCATAACGGCGCAATCCTTGAGCGGTGCTGAAGGTCAGGCCCAGGATCCCTGCTTTAGCCGCTGTGTAGCTTGGCTGACCGGGACTGCCCAGCGCAGCGTTGGAGGAGAAATTGATGATACGGCCACAGCGGCGCTCGCGCATATGCGCCGACGCAAAC encodes:
- a CDS encoding SDR family NAD(P)-dependent oxidoreductase, with amino-acid sequence MGKLDGKVAAITGAGGGIGRALAKAMAAQGACIVANDLGTTLAGDRAPTSPANDVVAEIKAAGGRAVANLMDISTMEGGKGLVDQAVKEFGNLDILVNLAGVIRDRMIFNMEEEDWDRVLDSHLKGTFCTSRFASAHMRERRCGRIINFSSNAALGSPGQPSYTAAKAGILGLTFSTAQGLRRYGITCNAIFPVAATRMTDTIHQAESRITPSAEAQGTPFDPVNVAPIVIFLASDEAAEITGQVFGSAGYSVTRYKHMSPEKTLYNKVPWELDDFFEAMKRTLARDLQKPRMS